A portion of the Microbacterium hominis genome contains these proteins:
- a CDS encoding sigma-70 family RNA polymerase sigma factor — MTQELPRESVAPADLGDADLVLRTRSGDSDAFGELWRRHYRSGITVARSVTSTLDADDLVQEAYTRIYQSIQRGGGPTGSFRAYLFTSIRNTAASWGRSNRETTIETLDAVEDPSTTEQATSEALDRSLTHSAFRSLPSRWQEVLWYTEIEQMKPAEIAPLLGMKASAVAQLAFRAREGLREAWIQAHLRSVADGSQCQWTIERLGAYARENVGRRDRRRLDEHLAECARCAIVAGEAKEVSHRLALVLLPLTVGVAGTAGYLASLQGGGVPLIALAAMPGTVIDGAVGASPGAASGSGAAAGAGSSSAAAGATATGGALSGVAASAGLVAAGLVVVGTVVAGAVMLPGLLAPPTSSDAAGASAAERGAPNAVLGDAPVSSGADGVPVDELPTPPITAPAPPVTTPAPGDDPVADAGARAADPRTDEPVAPPAAEEPSAPVDPADPDPVDPADPDPVDPVDPDPVDPGGPDAPVDPAPPSDPAAPSGGPEEDAATGLPAGAPLIGAATTSVEDSQLIVVIEVSGEPGALVRVKFAGSERDVLTLDDAGTGVVVLRPTTAQLLTDSALELRYTTGTRVGAAARANLSDLVDLREIIDALP; from the coding sequence ATGACGCAGGAACTCCCGCGCGAGAGCGTCGCGCCCGCCGACCTCGGCGACGCCGATCTCGTCCTTCGCACGCGTTCGGGCGACAGCGACGCGTTCGGCGAGCTGTGGCGCCGCCACTACCGCTCCGGCATCACCGTTGCCCGCTCGGTGACCTCGACCCTCGACGCCGACGACCTCGTGCAGGAGGCGTACACGCGCATCTACCAGTCGATCCAGCGCGGGGGCGGGCCGACGGGGTCGTTCCGCGCCTACCTGTTCACGAGCATCCGCAACACGGCCGCCTCGTGGGGGCGATCGAACCGCGAGACCACGATCGAGACGCTGGATGCCGTCGAAGACCCGTCCACGACCGAGCAGGCGACCTCCGAGGCACTGGACCGCAGCCTCACCCACAGCGCCTTCCGCAGCCTCCCCTCGCGATGGCAGGAGGTGCTCTGGTACACCGAGATCGAGCAGATGAAGCCGGCCGAGATCGCGCCGCTGCTCGGGATGAAGGCGAGCGCCGTCGCGCAGCTGGCGTTCCGCGCGCGGGAGGGCCTCCGCGAGGCGTGGATCCAGGCCCACCTGCGCAGCGTGGCGGACGGGTCGCAGTGCCAGTGGACCATCGAGCGGCTGGGCGCCTATGCGCGCGAGAACGTCGGCCGCCGCGACCGCCGTCGCCTCGATGAGCACCTCGCCGAATGCGCGCGCTGCGCGATCGTCGCCGGCGAGGCGAAGGAGGTCTCGCACCGTCTCGCCCTCGTGCTGCTCCCGCTGACGGTCGGCGTCGCCGGCACCGCCGGCTACCTCGCGTCGCTGCAGGGCGGGGGCGTGCCGCTGATCGCCCTGGCCGCGATGCCCGGGACCGTGATCGACGGCGCGGTCGGCGCGTCTCCCGGGGCCGCGTCGGGCTCGGGCGCCGCGGCGGGAGCCGGCTCGAGCTCGGCCGCCGCGGGGGCCACCGCGACCGGCGGTGCGCTGTCGGGAGTGGCGGCCTCGGCAGGCCTGGTGGCCGCCGGCCTCGTGGTCGTGGGCACCGTTGTCGCCGGCGCTGTGATGCTGCCGGGGCTCCTGGCGCCGCCGACGTCATCCGACGCCGCGGGCGCCTCCGCCGCCGAGCGCGGCGCGCCGAACGCGGTGCTGGGCGATGCGCCCGTGTCGTCGGGCGCCGACGGCGTCCCCGTCGACGAACTGCCGACGCCCCCGATCACCGCTCCCGCTCCGCCCGTCACGACCCCCGCCCCGGGCGACGATCCCGTCGCCGACGCGGGGGCGCGCGCCGCCGATCCCCGCACCGACGAGCCGGTCGCCCCGCCGGCCGCGGAGGAGCCGTCGGCGCCGGTCGACCCCGCCGACCCCGACCCGGTCGACCCCGCCGACCCCGACCCGGTCGACCCCGTCGACCCCGACCCGGTCGACCCGGGCGGTCCGGATGCGCCCGTCGATCCCGCACCGCCGAGCGACCCCGCCGCCCCGTCCGGAGGCCCCGAGGAGGATGCCGCGACGGGCCTGCCCGCCGGCGCCCCGCTGATCGGCGCGGCCACGACGTCGGTCGAGGATTCGCAGCTGATCGTCGTGATCGAGGTGTCCGGCGAGCCCGGCGCCCTCGTACGGGTCAAGTTCGCGGGCTCGGAGCGCGATGTGCTCACGCTCGATGACGCCGGCACGGGCGTGGTCGTGCTGCGGCCGACGACGGCGCAGCTGCTCACCGACAGCGCGCTGGAGCTGCGGTACACGACCGGCACCCGCGTCGGCGCGGCCGCCCGGGCGAACCTGAGCGACCTGGTCGATCTGCGCGAGATCATCGACGCCCTCCCCTGA
- a CDS encoding YrdB family protein, protein MPETPSAASASPAPGMRAPLSAIDVLAFVCELFAFGTLAFWGFVAWPFPWNIVVGIAAPVVAILVWALFVSPRAVFAVHPFVRAFVELLVYASATMAWWSLGQAWIGLVFAVIAVTVGVIAGRRRFA, encoded by the coding sequence ATGCCCGAGACCCCCTCCGCCGCCTCCGCATCGCCCGCCCCGGGCATGCGCGCCCCGCTGTCGGCGATCGATGTGCTGGCCTTCGTGTGCGAGCTCTTCGCGTTCGGCACCCTGGCCTTCTGGGGCTTCGTGGCGTGGCCGTTCCCGTGGAACATCGTGGTCGGCATCGCCGCCCCCGTCGTGGCGATCCTCGTGTGGGCGCTGTTCGTCTCCCCGCGCGCGGTCTTCGCCGTGCACCCGTTCGTGCGCGCGTTCGTCGAACTCCTCGTCTACGCGTCGGCGACGATGGCGTGGTGGAGCCTCGGCCAGGCGTGGATCGGCTTGGTCTTCGCCGTCATCGCCGTGACGGTCGGCGTCATCGCGGGCCGGCGCCGCTTCGCGTGA
- a CDS encoding FAD-binding oxidoreductase translates to MTAAAADVVALLRADLGERVDTTLAERERARADKSGHAAAGIPLAVVHAESVADVQTVLRIASATRTPVVTRGAGTGLAGGANAGEGEIALSLRRMDRLLEVRPDDLLAVVEPGILNGDLNAALAVHDLWWAPDPASRAISTVGGNIATGAGGLLCAKYGVVRDAVLGVDLVLADGRLLHLGHRTVKGVTGLDLTSLVIGSEGVLGVVVGATLKLRRLVAGEVCTLTAVFPDVRTAARASAAVTASGAQPAIMELMDAAALAAVHDLLSLARPAPGAAQLTLQTDGPAAVAEAAAIAEVLRTAGGTVAISHDREEGERLLAIRRAMHPAMERLGTTLIEDVSVPRSALPAMFDEIARVEREHGLTIPTVAHAGDGNLHPNFIFDAAPGAAGAVEVPPHIWEAADDLFRAALRLGGTLTGEHGVGVLKRRWLVDELGDDQWELQRQVARVFDPLGILNPGKVFAAPR, encoded by the coding sequence GTGACCGCAGCCGCCGCCGACGTCGTCGCCCTCCTGCGGGCCGATCTCGGCGAGCGCGTCGACACGACCCTCGCGGAACGCGAGCGAGCGCGCGCCGACAAGTCCGGCCACGCCGCCGCCGGCATCCCCCTCGCCGTCGTGCACGCCGAGTCGGTCGCTGACGTGCAGACCGTGCTGCGGATCGCCTCGGCCACCCGCACCCCGGTGGTCACCCGCGGTGCGGGAACGGGTCTGGCCGGCGGCGCGAACGCGGGCGAGGGGGAGATCGCCCTGTCGCTTCGACGCATGGATCGCCTCCTCGAGGTGCGGCCCGACGATCTCCTCGCGGTCGTCGAGCCGGGCATCCTCAACGGCGACCTCAACGCCGCCCTCGCCGTGCACGACCTGTGGTGGGCTCCCGATCCCGCCAGCCGCGCGATCTCCACGGTCGGCGGAAACATCGCCACCGGCGCCGGCGGCCTCCTGTGCGCCAAGTACGGCGTCGTGCGCGACGCGGTGCTCGGCGTCGACCTCGTGCTGGCCGACGGTCGCCTGCTGCACCTCGGCCACCGCACGGTGAAGGGCGTGACCGGGCTCGATCTCACCTCGCTCGTGATCGGCTCCGAGGGCGTGCTGGGGGTCGTCGTGGGCGCGACCCTGAAGCTGCGCCGCCTCGTCGCCGGCGAGGTCTGCACGCTCACCGCCGTCTTCCCCGATGTCCGCACCGCGGCACGCGCCTCCGCCGCGGTCACCGCGTCCGGCGCCCAGCCGGCGATCATGGAGCTGATGGATGCCGCGGCCCTCGCCGCCGTGCACGACCTGCTCTCCCTCGCCCGGCCCGCCCCCGGCGCCGCCCAGCTCACCCTGCAGACCGATGGTCCAGCCGCCGTGGCGGAGGCCGCCGCGATCGCCGAGGTGCTGCGGACGGCCGGCGGCACCGTGGCCATCTCGCACGATCGCGAGGAGGGCGAGCGTCTGCTCGCGATCCGCCGCGCGATGCATCCCGCCATGGAGCGCCTGGGCACCACCCTCATCGAGGACGTGTCGGTGCCCCGCAGCGCCCTGCCGGCCATGTTCGACGAGATCGCGCGCGTCGAGCGCGAGCACGGGCTCACCATCCCCACCGTCGCCCACGCCGGCGACGGCAACCTCCACCCCAACTTCATCTTCGACGCCGCGCCCGGAGCCGCCGGCGCGGTGGAGGTGCCGCCGCACATCTGGGAGGCCGCCGACGACCTCTTCCGCGCCGCGCTGCGGCTGGGCGGAACCCTCACCGGCGAGCACGGCGTCGGCGTGCTCAAGCGCCGGTGGCTGGTCGACGAGCTCGGCGACGATCAGTGGGAGCTGCAGCGTCAGGTCGCGCGGGTGTTCGACCCGCTCGGCATCCTGAACCCCGGCAAGGTGTTCGCGGCGCCGCGCTGA
- a CDS encoding glucosamine-6-phosphate deaminase, producing the protein MAEVVIVKDAAAAGALVAEEIVRLVRADPEVVLGLATGSTPLPVYEALRPRLDGVDVSRVRGFALDEYVGIDPAHPESYRSVITREVVEPLGLDPARIRTPDGSPDGIEHHGDDYEAAIRAAGGIHLQILGIGTDGHIGFNEPGSSFASLTRVKTLTERTRLDNARFFDAIDDVPRHCITQGLGTILRARHLVLLAFGEGKADAVAGAVEGPLSASLPGSAIQLHPHATVVVDEAAASRLEHADYYRYTFENKPEWQGL; encoded by the coding sequence ATGGCTGAAGTCGTGATCGTGAAGGATGCCGCGGCGGCCGGCGCGCTGGTCGCCGAGGAGATCGTTCGCCTCGTGCGCGCGGATCCGGAGGTCGTCCTCGGTCTCGCGACGGGTTCGACGCCCCTGCCGGTGTACGAGGCCCTGCGCCCCCGCCTCGACGGCGTCGACGTGTCGCGCGTGCGCGGCTTCGCGCTCGACGAGTACGTGGGCATCGATCCCGCGCACCCGGAGAGCTACCGCTCGGTGATCACCCGTGAGGTCGTGGAGCCGCTCGGGCTCGACCCGGCGCGCATCCGCACGCCCGACGGGTCTCCCGACGGCATCGAGCACCACGGCGACGACTACGAGGCGGCGATCCGGGCGGCGGGCGGCATCCACCTGCAGATCCTGGGGATCGGCACCGACGGGCACATCGGCTTCAACGAACCGGGGTCGTCGTTCGCCTCGCTCACGCGCGTGAAGACGCTGACCGAGCGGACCCGCCTGGACAACGCCCGGTTCTTCGACGCCATCGACGACGTGCCCCGGCACTGCATCACGCAGGGCCTCGGCACGATCCTGCGTGCGCGCCACCTCGTGCTGCTCGCCTTCGGCGAGGGCAAGGCCGACGCGGTCGCCGGCGCCGTGGAGGGACCGCTGAGCGCGTCGCTGCCGGGGTCCGCGATCCAGCTGCACCCGCACGCGACCGTCGTCGTCGACGAGGCGGCCGCGTCACGGCTGGAGCACGCCGACTACTACCGCTACACCTTCGAGAACAAGCCGGAGTGGCAGGGGCTGTAG
- a CDS encoding ROK family protein, producing the protein MRVGLDVGGTKTDAVVVDDAGTIAARLRLPTGWGPAAVADTVATAVDALRREPGVDAAALRSVGIGIPGQVEPGTARVVHAVNLGVEELDLEAAVGERLALPVSVENDVKAAALGADALHRAAGREVASMAYLNLGTGVAAGIVTDGILWRGSRGTAGEVGHISVDPAGPLCRCGQRGCIEAFAGGGALAQRWAQSADYPVLAVFDAADAGDPLARELRAGLARGVAAAVRVLVLTADVDTVVLGGGLTALGDRLMAPVRAELAESAAASPFMRSLRLTERVEILPTGSAAAAIGAALVGAARETEEVLAHG; encoded by the coding sequence ATGAGGGTGGGCTTGGACGTCGGCGGCACCAAGACCGACGCGGTCGTCGTCGACGATGCCGGCACCATCGCGGCGCGGCTGCGACTGCCGACCGGCTGGGGACCTGCAGCCGTCGCCGACACGGTCGCGACCGCTGTCGACGCGCTGCGCCGCGAGCCGGGAGTGGATGCCGCAGCCCTCCGCTCGGTCGGGATCGGCATCCCGGGCCAGGTGGAGCCGGGCACCGCGCGCGTCGTGCACGCGGTGAACCTCGGCGTCGAGGAGCTCGATCTGGAAGCAGCGGTGGGGGAGCGCCTGGCGCTGCCGGTCTCGGTCGAGAACGACGTGAAGGCCGCCGCCCTCGGCGCCGACGCGCTGCACCGCGCGGCCGGCCGCGAAGTGGCATCCATGGCGTATCTCAACCTCGGCACGGGGGTCGCCGCCGGCATCGTCACCGACGGCATCCTGTGGCGCGGCTCGCGCGGCACCGCCGGCGAGGTCGGCCACATATCGGTCGATCCGGCCGGGCCCCTGTGCCGGTGCGGGCAGCGCGGGTGCATCGAGGCCTTCGCGGGTGGCGGTGCCCTCGCGCAGCGCTGGGCCCAGAGCGCCGACTATCCGGTGCTCGCCGTGTTCGATGCGGCCGACGCCGGCGACCCGCTCGCCCGGGAGCTGCGCGCCGGGCTCGCCCGCGGTGTCGCCGCCGCGGTGCGGGTGCTCGTGCTCACGGCCGATGTCGACACCGTCGTCCTCGGCGGAGGGCTGACCGCGCTCGGCGACCGGCTCATGGCGCCGGTGCGGGCGGAGCTCGCCGAAAGCGCCGCGGCCTCGCCGTTCATGCGCTCCCTGCGCTTGACTGAGCGCGTCGAGATCCTGCCGACCGGCTCGGCCGCGGCGGCGATCGGCGCGGCGCTGGTCGGCGCCGCGCGGGAGACCGAGGAGGTGCTCGCCCATGGCTGA
- a CDS encoding carbohydrate ABC transporter permease, whose protein sequence is MSTQVSAGTQLGTVGVDEIIGEVGQVKTPKRGSIDARRPSSRRVVIRTLLNIAAAIVFACSIFPVYWMVNLSFTRNDQIISRDPDLLPFEFTLNNYVTAWSREAAPGQTDFTHALATTVTITAGVLIATLLFAFLASIAVARFAFKGRKTFIIAVLVVQMIPGEAMMFTIYGMLDDWRLVNTMLGLGIVYVASVIPFTIWTLRGFVAGVPADLEEAAMIDGCTKSQAFWKVTFPLLAPGLVSTGIFAFIQAWNEFTMALLLMRGYNLTLMPWLMAFTSSSASGSVNWGAVMAGATMISIPVIIFFLIVQGRMTGGLVSGAVKG, encoded by the coding sequence GTGAGCACTCAGGTTTCCGCCGGCACGCAGCTCGGCACCGTCGGCGTCGATGAGATCATCGGCGAGGTCGGCCAGGTCAAGACCCCCAAGCGCGGATCGATCGACGCGCGCCGCCCGTCGTCGCGGCGCGTCGTCATCCGCACGCTCCTGAACATCGCGGCCGCGATCGTCTTCGCCTGCTCGATCTTCCCGGTCTACTGGATGGTCAACCTGTCGTTCACCCGCAACGACCAGATCATCAGCCGCGACCCCGATCTGCTCCCGTTCGAGTTCACGCTCAACAACTACGTCACGGCGTGGAGCCGTGAGGCGGCGCCGGGCCAGACCGACTTCACCCACGCGCTGGCGACGACGGTGACGATCACCGCGGGCGTGCTGATCGCCACCCTGCTGTTCGCGTTCCTGGCATCCATCGCGGTCGCCCGCTTCGCGTTCAAGGGTCGCAAGACCTTCATCATCGCGGTCCTCGTCGTGCAGATGATCCCCGGCGAAGCGATGATGTTCACGATCTACGGCATGCTCGACGACTGGCGACTGGTGAACACCATGCTGGGTCTGGGCATCGTGTACGTGGCATCCGTCATCCCCTTCACGATCTGGACGCTCCGCGGATTCGTCGCCGGCGTCCCCGCCGACCTCGAAGAGGCCGCGATGATCGATGGCTGCACCAAGTCGCAGGCGTTCTGGAAGGTGACCTTCCCGCTCCTGGCCCCGGGCCTGGTCTCGACCGGCATCTTCGCCTTCATCCAGGCGTGGAACGAGTTCACGATGGCGCTGCTGCTCATGCGCGGCTACAACCTGACCCTCATGCCCTGGCTCATGGCCTTCACCTCGTCGTCGGCATCGGGCTCGGTCAACTGGGGCGCGGTCATGGCCGGCGCCACGATGATCTCGATCCCGGTGATCATCTTCTTCCTGATCGTCCAGGGCCGCATGACCGGCGGACTCGTCTCCGGGGCGGTCAAGGGCTGA
- a CDS encoding carbohydrate ABC transporter permease encodes MSETATAIRATGSRSSKKEAPTTREKARARRDARTAWALLGPSLIVLAVMVGYPAFTMVWQSFTDFTVKDDVLGVAPDFIGFENYIDLFTQSDFPAVLMRSLGLMVVLTVLIIFFGVLVAVLMMRLSRAWRITVSIGLLLAWAMPPLAATVVWGWIFDTQYGVVNWALNAITGTNDWTNHSWLEIPLSFFFVLTIIIVWQGVPFVAFTTYAGLGQVPAEVLEASSLDGATGIQRFRLVVFPYLRNILTVVLVLQIIWNLRIFTQVYALQERGGVASETNVLGTYLFRQGIGEFGATAAIGVFMVILLLVLSMGYVRTTLKEEEL; translated from the coding sequence ATGAGCGAGACAGCCACCGCGATCCGTGCGACGGGCTCCCGGAGCTCCAAGAAGGAAGCCCCCACCACCCGTGAGAAGGCGCGTGCCCGACGTGACGCCCGCACCGCCTGGGCACTCCTCGGCCCGTCCCTGATCGTCCTCGCCGTCATGGTCGGCTACCCGGCCTTCACGATGGTCTGGCAGTCCTTCACCGACTTCACGGTGAAGGACGACGTGCTCGGCGTCGCGCCCGACTTCATCGGCTTCGAGAACTACATCGACCTGTTCACGCAGTCGGACTTCCCGGCCGTGCTCATGCGCAGCCTCGGGCTCATGGTCGTGCTCACGGTGCTGATCATCTTCTTCGGCGTGCTCGTCGCGGTGCTCATGATGCGCCTCAGCCGCGCGTGGCGCATCACCGTCTCGATCGGCCTGCTGCTGGCCTGGGCGATGCCGCCGCTGGCCGCCACGGTCGTGTGGGGCTGGATCTTCGACACCCAGTACGGCGTCGTGAACTGGGCCCTGAACGCGATCACCGGCACCAACGACTGGACCAACCACAGCTGGCTCGAGATTCCGCTGTCGTTCTTCTTCGTGCTCACGATCATCATCGTGTGGCAGGGCGTGCCGTTCGTGGCCTTCACCACCTACGCCGGCCTCGGCCAGGTGCCCGCCGAGGTGCTCGAGGCATCGTCGCTCGACGGCGCCACCGGCATCCAGCGGTTCCGCCTGGTGGTCTTCCCGTACCTGCGCAACATCCTCACCGTCGTGCTGGTGCTCCAGATTATCTGGAACCTCCGCATCTTCACGCAGGTGTACGCGCTGCAGGAGCGCGGCGGCGTGGCATCCGAGACGAACGTGCTCGGCACGTACCTGTTCCGCCAGGGCATCGGCGAGTTCGGCGCGACCGCGGCGATCGGTGTCTTCATGGTCATCCTGCTGCTCGTCCTGTCGATGGGCTATGTCCGCACCACGCTCAAGGAGGAGGAGCTGTGA
- a CDS encoding extracellular solute-binding protein: MNKKLGALALVGASAVVLAGCAGGTAAAPEEPETGELTVWLVGTDTPQTARDYLVETFADENEGWTLNIEEKTWDDVSNTYTAALASNDAPDVVEVGNTQALGFADAGLFASLSDIEGDLGELVGGLVDAGTYDGELYAAPYYAGGRIVFYTPQIVGDTLPATLEEYVAKGKELKTDTVSGIFAPGKDWYNALPYVWAHGGEIAVQDGDTWDAQFSSDESLEGLEMLQDVYLNASAAPTDGNERLGNIAFCAGEVGFLSTPAWAEGNLTGAWPWGDKAKGEEVSQGCPDTYASDLNAFALPGMEEGTTAPIFAGGSNIAVTTKSDAPEKAKSALKIMLSAGYQELLAAQGLVPGLVEAASALPDTPSAKAQGEALANSKGTPASPKWSEVEAAQLIPDALVKIAQGGDVAAIAAELDEAIEAILND, translated from the coding sequence ATGAACAAGAAGCTCGGAGCCCTCGCGCTCGTCGGCGCTTCGGCTGTTGTCCTCGCCGGTTGCGCCGGCGGCACTGCGGCCGCCCCCGAAGAGCCGGAGACCGGCGAGCTGACGGTGTGGCTGGTCGGCACCGACACGCCGCAGACGGCGCGCGACTACCTCGTCGAGACCTTCGCCGACGAGAACGAGGGCTGGACCCTCAACATCGAGGAGAAGACCTGGGACGACGTGTCGAACACGTACACCGCGGCGCTCGCCTCCAACGACGCGCCCGACGTGGTCGAGGTCGGCAACACCCAGGCGCTCGGCTTCGCCGACGCGGGCCTGTTCGCCTCGCTGAGCGACATCGAGGGTGACCTCGGCGAGCTCGTCGGCGGTCTGGTCGACGCCGGCACCTACGACGGCGAGCTGTACGCCGCGCCGTACTACGCCGGTGGCCGCATCGTCTTCTACACCCCGCAGATCGTCGGCGACACCCTGCCGGCGACCCTCGAGGAGTACGTCGCCAAGGGCAAGGAGCTCAAGACCGACACGGTCTCGGGCATCTTCGCCCCCGGCAAGGACTGGTACAACGCGCTTCCCTACGTGTGGGCGCACGGCGGCGAGATCGCGGTCCAGGACGGCGACACCTGGGACGCCCAGTTCTCCAGCGACGAGAGCCTCGAGGGACTCGAGATGCTGCAGGACGTCTACCTGAACGCCTCGGCTGCTCCGACCGACGGCAACGAGCGTCTCGGCAACATCGCGTTCTGCGCGGGCGAGGTCGGCTTCCTCTCGACCCCGGCGTGGGCCGAGGGCAACCTCACCGGCGCCTGGCCGTGGGGTGACAAGGCTAAGGGCGAAGAGGTCTCGCAGGGCTGCCCCGACACCTACGCGAGCGACCTGAACGCGTTCGCGCTCCCGGGCATGGAGGAGGGCACCACCGCCCCGATCTTCGCCGGTGGCTCGAACATCGCCGTCACCACGAAGAGCGACGCCCCCGAGAAGGCCAAGTCGGCCCTCAAGATCATGCTCTCGGCCGGCTACCAGGAGCTGCTCGCGGCCCAGGGTCTGGTCCCGGGTCTGGTCGAGGCCGCCTCGGCTCTGCCCGACACACCGTCGGCCAAGGCTCAGGGTGAGGCGCTCGCCAACTCGAAGGGCACCCCGGCCAGCCCGAAGTGGTCCGAGGTCGAGGCTGCGCAGCTCATCCCCGACGCGCTCGTGAAGATCGCGCAGGGCGGCGACGTCGCGGCGATCGCGGCCGAGCTCGACGAGGCGATCGAAGCCATCCTCAACGACTGA
- a CDS encoding ROK family transcriptional regulator, protein MSASEVHRGSSTLEPPHTLTATGGRSFGAGRALRPGAKVLPEHARGHNRSLVLQTLFHQGAMSRADLSRETGLTRVTISDLVGELIADGFVAELGVRESSRPGKPAILVDLDRAGHRIVGLDLSGTDTFIGAVLTLDGEIVVRREAPVPASAGDVVATVVELARELVAESHAPVLGIGVGTPGVVDDRGIILTAPNFGWAGFDLESALEGALQLPVLVANDANAAVLAEYTWGGAGDDVLLVKVGRGVGSGLLSGGQPMRGSRFAAGEIGHVTVGTDGGPQCVCGKVGCLEAWLSVPSLTERMDAAPDAAGRESVLRDAGERLGIALAPVVGALDLSEIVLSGPIELLDGPLAAAAVETLRSRTLAQFHDGVRVRMTAQGQDIVLRGAAVMVLSGQLGVS, encoded by the coding sequence ATGTCTGCATCGGAAGTGCACCGCGGCTCTTCCACACTCGAGCCGCCGCACACCCTCACCGCCACGGGCGGCCGCTCCTTCGGGGCGGGCCGTGCGCTGCGGCCCGGCGCCAAGGTGCTTCCCGAGCACGCCCGCGGCCACAACCGCTCGCTCGTGCTGCAGACGCTCTTCCACCAGGGTGCCATGAGCCGCGCCGACCTCTCTCGCGAGACCGGGCTCACCCGAGTCACCATCTCCGACCTCGTGGGCGAGCTGATCGCCGACGGCTTCGTCGCCGAACTCGGCGTGCGCGAGTCCTCGCGCCCCGGAAAGCCGGCGATCCTCGTCGATCTCGACCGCGCCGGCCACCGCATCGTCGGCCTCGACCTCTCGGGCACCGACACCTTCATCGGCGCCGTGCTCACCCTCGACGGCGAGATCGTCGTGCGCCGCGAGGCCCCCGTGCCGGCCAGCGCCGGCGACGTGGTCGCCACGGTGGTGGAACTCGCCCGCGAGCTCGTCGCCGAATCCCACGCCCCGGTGCTCGGCATCGGCGTCGGCACCCCCGGTGTCGTCGACGACCGCGGCATCATCCTCACCGCCCCGAACTTCGGCTGGGCGGGGTTCGACCTCGAATCCGCCCTCGAGGGCGCCCTGCAGCTTCCCGTGCTCGTGGCCAATGACGCGAACGCCGCCGTGCTCGCCGAATACACGTGGGGCGGCGCCGGCGACGACGTGCTCCTGGTCAAGGTCGGCCGCGGTGTGGGCTCCGGCCTGCTCTCGGGCGGCCAGCCCATGCGCGGCAGCCGCTTCGCCGCCGGCGAGATCGGCCACGTCACCGTCGGCACCGACGGCGGCCCGCAGTGCGTCTGCGGCAAGGTCGGGTGCCTCGAGGCCTGGCTGTCGGTGCCATCGCTGACCGAGCGGATGGATGCCGCGCCCGACGCGGCCGGTCGCGAGAGCGTGCTCCGCGACGCCGGCGAGCGTCTCGGCATCGCCCTGGCGCCGGTCGTGGGCGCCCTCGATCTGTCGGAGATCGTGCTCTCCGGCCCCATCGAACTTCTCGACGGACCGCTCGCGGCGGCCGCGGTCGAGACCCTCCGCTCCCGCACTCTCGCGCAGTTCCACGACGGCGTACGCGTGCGGATGACGGCGCAAGGCCAGGACATCGTCCTGCGCGGCGCCGCCGTCATGGTCCTGTCTGGACAACTCGGGGTGTCGTAG